The following nucleotide sequence is from Melopsittacus undulatus isolate bMelUnd1 chromosome 4 unlocalized genomic scaffold, bMelUnd1.mat.Z SUPER_4_unloc_1, whole genome shotgun sequence.
TCTGGGCACACCTCGGTGCacgcaccctaaccctaacccgtgtccatgctggggctgtggcagCGGCAGGAGGTGTTAACAGGGCTGGTGCCCTGTGGTGCcggatgctggagcaggagctcacTGACACTGCTCAGCTCCGGTTCGTGCCGCAGCCGGGGCACGGGAAGGCAACGGGAACCGGACCCGAAGCTGGAATGCGGCTCGGTTCCCTCTGCAGGAGCCGGCTCAGGGCACCGGGAGCCGCTGTGTCCGGGGCGCTGCTCCGGTGCCCGGTTCCTCCTCCCCCGCtgggccccccccggcccgggCCCCCTTTAACCATTACGGTTGTTTGAGGACGGGAAAAAAGtggtttccttccttctccGCCGGGGAACTTCCGTCCCAGGAACAGCGGCCGGAGCCGGGGCAGGAGCCGGGGCAGGAGCCGGAGCCGGGACAGGGGCCGGGGCAGGAGCCGGGGCTGGAGCCGGAGCCGGGGCAGGAGCCGGGACAGGAGCCGGAGCCGGGGCAGGAGCCGGAGCCGGGGCAGGAGCCGGGGCCGGAGCCGGGGTTGGAGCCACCCTCTCCTCGGAGCCGCCCCCTTTGGGTTCGCCTTTGTTTGGGTCGCAGTTCCCAGTGGCAGGGCAGGGCTTTTGTGCCCATTCAGCCCTGGTTGAGGAACCCACCGGGGCCGTCAGCAGCAGCTGCGCTCAGGGACGGGTTTTGGGGTGCTCGGGACGGGCTTGGGGTGTCCCTGGGTGCTTTGCTTTATCCATCCTGTGTCACTGCGGTTCCCGGCAGTGCCTGCACCGGCTGCAGCTCCCTTCTGTAAGGTGCTTCTTATAAATGTCTTTATATATCattaaatgtataaatatatataaagatatgtatttgtatgtatAGTTATAAACGTGCCCTACCCCAGACAGTAACTGAGGCTGAGCTCGAGGTGTAGGAGTGAGCACGGGAGCTGCAGAGGCCACAGAGCAGTGTTTTAATAGCgctggggggagaggaaggaggaagaggaaggaggaagaggaaggaggaagaggaaggaggaagaggaaggtgtCTGGGTTGTGTTGGTGAGAACCTGTCAGGGTTGGGTAGCAGAAGGGGAACTGGAGAAGAGCTGAAGCCCTCAGTGCTCAGTGAGGTTTGGGTGAGCTGGATGTGGTTGGAGCAcagagggaggaggggatgCGCCTGCCCCGGcgctgggatggagatggggggtGAAGGATGCTCACAGCAGTGGGGACCGCAGGATGGGGCCGGGGCTGGAGGTGGCCCCACTTGTGGccatgctcagccccactgtgcCCCTTCCCCCTGCCCTGACCCTGTGTTGTGCCACAGGTTGGTGAGGCCATGGCTGACGGCAGTGAGGACCCGGCCgtgttctcctcctcctccctgcccacagACCCACGGCTGTTGGCCACAGTCACCAACGCTTACCTGGGCACACGTGTGTACCACGACACCCTACACGTGAGCGGTGTGTACAGCGGTGCTGTGGGTGACACACACCGTGCCGATGTACCCAGCCCTGCCAACGTGCGTATGGTGGTGCCCAGTGAGCCCGGCATGGATGAGACCTTCACCCTGGACACCCGCACGGGTACATGGTGCAGCCGGGCAGGGCtgtcctggtcctgctgcctccctgtgtGTCTTCATTGTGGGCACCCATcgctctcccctccagctgctgcctctcttCTGAAGTTAAACCTCTTTGCCTCTTCCACAAGGCTCcatctcccttctccccatTCTCTGCTTGCCTGTGGGTGTTCTTCCATAGCATCATTGGAGCAGGTGGGGAGTTCCCCTTGTGAGGATAGGAGTGATTTCCAGGCTGTACCAGTCcctgctggagccaggctgagcaAACAATCACACAGCCTGATGGAACATTGTATGGCACAAACCGTTCCCCAGTGGCTTGGCCAGATTCAGTGTTAATGGTGTCCGGTCAAAGCTGTGTTTGGCTCTGGACCTGGCAAAGGCAGTTCCTGTGCCAGTAGGAAGCAGTAAATAGGGGCAGAATGGGGGGTCTGGGGCAGAGCATCAGGTGCTGATGGTTCCCAAGGCTGATGGCTCTTGTTGTGCTCACAGGAACCTTCAGCCATGAGCTCCGGTCAGCAGATTACGTGGCCACCCAGCAGATCTATGCTCACTGTTCCCTTGTCCACCTGCTGGTTGTCAGCATCACCATCCAGAGGTCACCTCACAACACCCGACCCATCACCATCCAGCTCCAGACTCCTTTtgagccgaagagccaggacCTGGACCTGAAACAGGGACCTGACTTCCAGGGAGCACAGTGAGTTGGATCAGGGGGACCTGGCCCTGACTACATCCTTCATGGGCTGCTGTGCACTGTGCTGCTCGTGTTAGGGGATGCACAGCAAGAGTAAGGctggagccaggcagggtgggatggaggTTGATGCAAACCTGCTTCTCCATGGGGGGGCATGTAAAACAACCCCAAATCCAGCATAGAAACACATCCATTCCCTGCCAGCCCAGCATTATCCCTACCACTGGCATGGAAAGGGGCAACgagggctgcagggctgggtgtGATTGCACaggaatggggttgggatggcAGTGGTAGGAGGTTCTGGTGCCAGCCCAGTGCTGGGTGCCAGCAGCCAGAGCTCACACACATGGGGCACACTGAGGGTTTAGTCTGGATCCACACGGGTTTGGGTGCTGGGAGGGCTCCCAGGAGTCAACTGCCCCGAGTCACATCCTGCTTGTGTACAAAGCCAGTGCTGAGCCAGCAGGTTCTGAGGGCAGCGACTGGTTACTAGTTAACATGTACCATAATGAACTTGGGCAGCCGCTGACCCGTTCACATGTGCTCAGCCTGGGGTCTCTAACCTGGGCAAGGGGCTTCTTGAGCTATGAGTGTTCTAATGGAGCCAGTTCGGCTGAGGCCTCCAGGACCTGGTACCTTCTTGCCAGGTTGCCCACATACTTGAGGCATCTTGGCTCTTGACATCCTTGAGCTCAACCTTCCCAGGCTGTCCTTGAATAAACCACCTCAAGTGTTCCATCTGAGTTACCCACCCCAATTAGAGCCCCACATCTGCCACATTTTAGCATAAAGGACTTGTTAAGACATTACCATGTCCTTGAAGCCGTGGGCATCAGTTGTAGGGACAGAAAGACCAGAGATGTCCTCTACAAGATGTAGTTGTCTTCAGGATGACCTCTACAAGTGGCTGGTTGGGACTGGGCACCGGTTGCAGTGAATTCCAGCCTCATTTCTGGGGCTGCAGCATGGGGATGATGGAGCTTCCATCCTGGATGGGAGCCGGAGCCAGACCTCGGTGCTGGGTCAGGTGCCCATGgggatgtgctccagccccacaacctctgctcccctctccctgccccttcTGTCTCCGCAGCTATGTCTATGGCAGGACGCTGGTTCCTGAGGTGCCAGGGGGGCCCTGTCCTGCCCTGCACATGCTCTGGACGCCGGTGCCGGTGGCACTGACACTGCCTGCGGAGGAGCAGCAGCGGTGCTGGCACTTCCTGACAGCTGTGGCTGGCACCGAGCAGGGTGCCAGGGGCAGCTACAGCCAGGGCCTGGCGTGTGCGGCCGCAGGGTCCCTGCACCGGTGCCATGCCCAAGCCTGGGCTGCAGTGTGGCAGGGCTGTGGTGTGGAGCTGACCGGGCCCTTGCggctgcagcaggcactgcGTGGGAGCCTCTTCTACCTCCTGAGCTCCATCACCCCACACCCGGCCCTGCCCGGCCATGGCATCGGCTATGGCATCGACCACGGCATCAGTCATGGCATCAGTCATGGCATCAGCCCTGGTGGCCTCGCCAACGGCGCACGTGGGGAGGAATACTGGGGTCACATCTTCTGGGACCAGGTCAGTGCTGCCGGGTACCGGTGCTGGCACAGCcgagggatgcaggatgctcccgagcaggatgcaggatgctcccaAGCAGGAGGATGCTCTCCAGCCGCATCCCGCTCCATTCAAacagcccagccccatcccGGAGTGTCCCATCCGGTTGTCTCTCACTCCAAAGGGAATGGTTGAGATTGAAGCTGGtgcctgtggtgctgcagggacacTGGGGGTGAGATCCCAGCACAGGGCACTCCCCCACGCtgaggtgtggggctgggatagTTCAGGTTGGTAGCCACAGTGACTAGTGCAGAGCACAGCCACCAACAGCTCTTTAAGAGGAAGCAGGTTGGAACCTGCCGTTCTCCTCCCAGCATTGGTGGCATCAGCAAACCCTGAAGCACTGGAAAGAgaagtggttttgtgttggGCATGTTCAGCCTTTGAACACGGGTTTGGGGTGAGCTCAGTAAGCTGGATGGGCAGGGGGGCTGTGTCCCCCCAGGACTTAGACCTGCtctggggcagccacagcagtggGTGCTCAGCTCGGTTGCATGGGGTGAGCAGGAGACATGTTCCATGTGGATTTATCCCTCCTATTGAGCCCAAGGAATAACACCTTTAGTAGCAAAATCACAGTCAGAGCATTGGGATGGAGGGTGAAGTGGTGGGAGCGTTTGGGTGCACACCACAGAACCCTGCTATCTGCTTCCAGGAGACCTGGATATTCCCGAACATCCTGCTGTTCTATCCCGAGGCTGCCCGAGCCATGCTGGAATACCGGATCCGCACGCTGGAAGGAGCCCTGCACAACGCACGGGAGCAAGGCTAcgaggtggggatggggatggggacggggatggggatggggacagggatggggatggggatggaggtgcTGGGCTGAGGCTTTGCTGGGCTCCAGTctcagcagggctctgctcctggcagggTGCTAAGTTCCCATGGGAGAGCGCAGCCACAGGCCGGGAAGTCTGTCCCGAGGAGATCTATGGAGCTCAGGAGATCCACGTCACCGGGGACGTGCTGGTGGCCTTCGAGCAGTATTACCACATCACACAGGTACCGGCGGCACCGGCTCCGGTGCCGGCTCCAGTGCTGGCTCCGGTGCTGGCTCTGGTGCTGCTCCATCAGTCACTGCTCCCACAGGAgctctcctctctgctcccatcaGTGGTGCCTCCGGGTccctctccagccctgcctgctctgtcCTCAGCATCCTCTTGGCTCAAGCCAGGCCAGTTCTCTGCCCTGTCCTCCTGTTGCATCCCTCTCCTGAgagctcctgtgctgctgggctgggtcTGGGGCTGCCTCCATCACACCCTGCATCCCTCTGGCTGTGGCTCCACAGGACCAGAGGCTGTTCATGGAGGCTGGAGGCTGGAGGCTGGTGTGTGCTGTGGCTCAGTACTGGTGCAGCAGGATGGTGTGGAGCGAGCAGGAGCAGTGCTACCACATCCGAGGTACCTGCCAGGCCtgtctgcagggatgggatatgaGCAGAGGCTCAGACCTGCACTGGGGCATGTGGCTGCTGCCCTCTGGGATATCTCAGGGATAACATCTGTGTCCATGCGAACACAGCACAAGATGCTCAGCTCTCTTTGAGTGCTGCAGAGTCCCTCAGCCCCTTCCCACTCACAGGACACCTCTAAATGTCTTCCGTGCTGGCACAAACTGGAGCCACAGGTGTGGGTGATGCCCTCAGCTCTGTTGCTGTGATGGGAGGCACAGAGAGCAGGGGCTTTAGAGAGGATTTAGCTCCAAGTCTTCCCTGAGAGACCTGAATTGAAACCCCCGGAGGTCCCTTGCAGGACACGTTGATGCTGTTGATGCTGACCAAGGTCAACCACTGCTGTGACAGGCAGGGTACCGGCTGCCCTGCTGGAGCACTGTGTGTGAATGAGCCCAGGCTGGCCctgggggggcactgggggagagaaggggaagtgAAGGGGGGTCTGTGGGAGGAGGGTCTGGAGGAGCAAGGCTGGGTTGGGGTGAAGGGGTCTCTATGGGATGGAGGAGGCCCTGGGGTCGCTGTGGGCTGGTTCTGGTGTGCAGATCCTGGAGCTGAGCCCAGGGCTCCCAGAGGAGGCACCGGTTTGAATGTCTGTTCTCTTGGGAAGGGTCCCTATGGGGACCAAAGGATGGAGCTGGGTTTGATGGCCTGAGGGGCTGGGAGGTGCCAGGGCTGTGGCACAGGTCCCGTTGccccctcccagcccctctcccttGGCTCTCCCCAGATGTGATGCCCCCGGATGAGCACCACTGCCACGTTGACAACTCTGCTTACACCAACGCTGTGGCCCAGCGGAGGTAACACATGCACCCCATGGGCTCCTGCTTCCTGCGGCAGggatgggagcaatggggatcCTGTATGGGATGCACCCTCCTGTGCTTCCCTTACCTCTGAGCTGCTCCCCTTTGCCTGCCCTCAGTCAGGAGGAGCTGTCCCATGGAGGTTCATCCCAGCTGGCCCCGGACCCACAGGGGGGTTCCTCTCCCTGTGTTTTATGGGATGTCCATAGGGGCAGGCAGTGGGGACCCCtgaggctggaggagcagaCCCCAACCCCAGCAATgagagctcctgccccagctttAACTCTGAGCCCTGTTCTCAGAGAGCCCTTTCTCTGTGGCTCAATCAGCTCTTTCTGCTCCCTTCACACTGCTCCCCCTGGGCTCCCATTCCTCATCCATGACGTGCAGCTTTGTTCAGCTTGACCTTTGCAGCCCATCTGGCTCAGGACTTGGCGATGCCGGTGCCCGAAcagtggctgtgctgtgccagcagcatcaAAGTGCCCTTTGATGCGGGGAAGGGATATCACCCCGAGTACGACGGCTACAGCCCTGGTGAGCTCCTTGGCAGGGATGGGTGAGCCCGGGATCCATGGTCAGTGGTCGGCTCAAGGCTTTGGTGTCACTCAGCCCCATGCAGAGCCTGGGCTGTGATGGGTTCTGCCTCTTGCTCCTTGTTTCTCATCAGTGGGGTGATAAAACGGGAATTTGGGAACATGGAGAGTAGGAAGAGACTCTTGGTGCTGGGCTGTGGTGATGTGGTTGCTGTGACCCCACTGCAGATGGGTGTTCTCCTGCTGTGTGTTACCctcccagcagcctctgcagggaggaggctgGTGCCAGTGGCCCAGTTTGGTGCTGCTGTTGTCCCTGTGAGGGGCAGGGTGACCTGGGAGCTGTTGCTTTGCAGCGAGGTTTGGGTGACACCATCCTGGGTGCTGTCAGTCAGAGCTGAGCCTGTGTCCTGCCTCAACACCGTGTCCAGCAGACAGCCCCAAGCAGACcatgggctgctgctgtgctgtgctctgcctccCCCCAATGTGGTGCCTGTTGTGCAGGTCTCTGTGCCGGGTCTGTTCCTGTGTCACTACAGAGACCATCGGGCTGGAATTGTGGTTATTCCCGGCTGGAATTGCAGCCTGACCGACCCCATCCCCAGGTGAGCCGGTGAAACAAGCAGACGTGGTCCTGCTGGGCTTCCCACTGATGCACCCCATGAGCCCTCAGGTCCGGAGGAACGACCTGGAGATGTACGAGCCTGTCACGGAGCTGCATGGACCAGCCATGACCTGGGTGAGCAGGGCAGAGCCTGTGTGGGGCTCACAGACCCATGGAACCCCAGCCTGCTTCAGGTTGTAGGGACCTGGATGCTCCGGTTCCAGCTGCGGCTCCTCCTGCAGAGCATGTTTGCCGTGGGCTGGCTGGAGCTGAAGGAGGTGCAGAGAGCCCAGGCCCTGCTCAACAAGTGCTTCAGCAACATCACGGAGCCCTTCAAGGTGAGCTGGGGTTTGTGTCCCACCATGGGGCTGCCTGTGGTGTTCTCACATGGGTCACATCACACCAAGGGACACCTCAAGGCTCTATGCTGGCTGTACATGTGGTTATTGCTGTGTTATCACACTTGGTCCCCTCTCCGAGTGCTTCCCAATAGCACTAAGGGGGCATCAGCTTCCTACTGGGCAGTACAGAGCCCTGGGCTGGTGTCATCCCCCCGGCTTCCAtctgctgccagggatgggaagggaacgGGGAACGGGATGGTGACATTTGGAGATACACCAGAGCCCACCCAGTGCAGggtgggcagcagggcaggggcatTGCAGCACCCCAGAGAGGTGATGGTGACTGCAGTCAGTGCATGCAGCCCCCAGGGCCATGGAGGTGCCAGTGCAGGTGCCAATGGAGGTGCCAATGCAGGTGCTGAGtcctccctctctctgctgGAGCAGATCTGGGTGGAGAACTCGGATGGGTCGGGAGCTGTGAACTTCCTGACAGGGATGGGTGGATTCCTACAAGCCATCCTGTTCGGATACACCGGCTTCAGGTgagacctgtgtgtgtgtgtgtgtgtgtctgtgtgtgtgtgtgtgtctgtgtctgtgtgtgtctgtgtgtctgtgtgtgtgtgtctgtgtgtgtgtgtctgtgtgtgtgtgtgtgtctgtgtgtgtgtgtgtctgtgtgtgtgtgtctgtgtgtgtgtgtgtctgtgtgtctgtgtgtgtgtgtctgtgtgtgtgtctgtgtgtgtgtctgtgtgtgtgtctgtgtgtgtgtgtgtctgtgtgtgtgtgtgtctgtgtgtgtgtgtgtctgtgtgtgtgcgtgtctgtgtgtgtgtctgtgtgtgtgtgtgtctgtgtatgtgtgtgtctgtgtgtgtgtgtgtctgtgtgtgtgtgtggctcaGGCCCCTCAGCACCGGCTCAAGCCACAGGCGCTGTGGCTGCATCAGGATGTGCAGATGTTGATGCCCTTGAGCAGCCCTCAGGGCTGTGTTCCTGCCGTCCCGATGGGAGCATGGCCCAGGCTGGCTCATTGCCCTGCCCTTGAGCCTCTCTCCAGTCCCCTCCAGCCCATTGAGCCCTCTCAGCAGACTGGAGGTGATGGTGGAGAGCTCTTGGGTTGAGATCTGAGGGGGGGATAGTGGTGACCTCTGCCTCTTGTCCTCCAAACACACCAATGGCTCCGTCTGACTGTGGGTGAGGCCTCGCAGGGGGTTCAAGCTGTTTGCTTGGGGTTGATCTCAGTGCAGGAGCTCCTGTGGCCGTGCTGAGCCCCATAACCCATGGGGAGTGGAGCTGAGGTGTTTCTGAGGGTTGCTTTGCTGACCTGCTCAGTCACAGCCTGGAGGGGAGGTGAGGACCGGGCTCTGTGGGAGCATCCCCGTTGGGATGGCCCATTACAGGCAATGGGGCAGTGCTAGGGTCAGGAGCTGAGGACCACGTCCAGGAGCATCTCCAGCAGGTGTGGGGTGAGCTCCTGCATCACCTGCCCTGCATTCTGTAGCTGTCAGAGCAATGGCACCAAGTGAGAACAGGGACTTGTGGTGGGTACCTCAGTGGAACCTGCATGAACCCCATGAGGCTGAAGCTGCATCCCACAGCTGtgtctgaggcagaagctgttccctgggagggtgctgaggcactggcacagggtgcccagagaagctgtggctgccccatccctggcagtgctcaaggccaggttggacacaggggcttggagcagctgctccagtggaaggggttggagctggaggagctttaaggtcccttcagcccaaaccatcccatggtTCTATGACTCTTTCTGCCCACAGAGGCACAGGGTAACGGAGGTGCCTCCGGGATGTGTCTGTCTCTGTGGGGATGTGGCTGTACCCCCAGAGCTGCTTTCCCTCGTGGCCACCCCTTGTTCCCATCACTGATGTGCCGCTGCCTGTCCAGGATCACAAGGTCCAACCTCCGCTTCGATCCTGCCTTTCCTGACGACATCCACGAGCTGAACATCTCTGGTGTCTCCTACTTGGGCAACAAGCTCAGGTTCAGCATCACCAGAGAGGAGATGGGGATTGAAGTGACCGAGTGTGCCCAGGACCCTCCGGCTCTGCCCTTGGAAGCGGTGCTGGAGCAGTCGGGGCAGCGGCTGCCCCTGCACAAAGGTGTGGtgccagcactggggctgctgctgcagtggggacCACATGGGGACATCCCATAGCTCAGGCTGGGGTTGTTGCAGGGCAGAGGATCTCGGTCCCCGCGGCTGCCGGATGGATCCAGAGATCATCCCCTGGCACCGATTGAacctcagctgctctgtgccGGAGCAGGAGCAGTTGAAGAGAGGATGGCAGCAGTGGGAAGGGGCAGGTGGGTCCCAGGCTGGGCCATAAACTGTCTGTGCCATGGGGTGTGTGTGCTCTGTGGCCTCAGGGTGGGTGGTGGGCTCAGGGTGGGTGGTGGGCTtggggctgtgtgtgctctgtgtgtctgtggcCTCAGGATGGGTGGTGGGCTCAGAACTGTCACCTTGGCTGCgctggcagcagctccaagaTGCTGAGCATCCCTTTAAGCAGCCCATGCATCCGGTCTGGTCACTGCCATGTCCTGCAGTGTCCTGGCTTAAGGCATTTCCCATTTCCTGAGGAGCCCCCAGGGCAAGAAAGGGAAGGGCTGTGCCCATGTACACGTGTGAATGGGGACACCATACCCCAGACCCAGCCTGCACCTCGCAGTGgtccccacagcatccccttgGCTGGGTTAGGGTGGGGATGTCAGTGCATTCCCAGCCCGGCTGGGTCTGTCCTCTCCAAGCAAACCCCAGGAATCTCGGCTGCATCCCGCAGTCTATATAAAGCCCCTTGGCcgctccctgctgcaggcagcatgtGGGAATGctttgggaaggaggagaagggagtcCCCTGCCCTGTAATTACACTGGTCAGGCCTCATCACCAGTCACCCAACCCCTAATCAACAGCACTTCTCTGCATAGGGCAACATCACTTCATCCCCTCATCCCAGTGACAGCCCCATGGGCTCCATCTGGGTTGTGTGGGGCTGGAGATAAAACCCCACTGGCCTCTGGCTGCTTTAGGCTGGGTGGCACTGAGCATCATGGGGGTTATGGCTTGTCCTACACCATCAGAGCATGAAACCCCCATGTCTATAGGGTCACTTtcacccagccccacaccacaAAGGCACTCGGAGGCTTGTGAAGTGTGAGATGTTTAATGAGCAGCGCTGCCGAGGGGATGCTGTGTGCTTGCACACAGGGTGAAGGCAGGTGGAACCGAGCTGTGGGGCCGGGCGCCGTGGGGCTGGGCACTGCTGCGGTAGGGACGaagtggggctgagccccccaGCTCAATGGCCATGACGCTGGCTCACCTCGGACCAGCGGCCGTCCGGGGGGGCTCCAGCCCCTCGAAGGGGTCTCCATAAGCCCATTGCCCCCATCACTTGTCCTCGCCGTCGCTGAGCTGGTAGGTGAAGAAGCCGACGGAGTCCTGGGCGAGCTGGGCCAGGTGGATGACGCCGGTGATGGCGAGCGCGGCCAGCACcagcggcagcagcaggctgcaggctGTGGCCAGCACGTTGTAGCACCGCGCCTTGGAGCTCAGGCGCCGAGCGGCCTCCACGTCCCCGGCCACCCTCCGGTCCCGTGCCTGCaatgccagagatggggcagcagAGCTCATGTGCCCCccccggttccccccccccaaccggGCTACGTGGCTGTGCCTCTCGCAGCCCATGGGCAGTGCCAAGAGCGTGGCTGGAGCcgtccctgctccctgctctttGCCGGGGGGGGTTTCCCTTCTGTGTCTTCCAGAGCCCCCCTGGCTCCAgcccttccttcccccatcTTTCCACCCTGGTCCAGTCGGGCCCatgcaggggctgggggcacCCAGCACCTTCTGGAAGCAGCAGTCGGTCCTCCAGCAGTAGCAGGAGGCTGTGATTATCTATGGGGGTCTCATAGCCTTGCTAACAGGCGTCAGGAAAGGTGTAGGGCAGCTTTACATCGTCACCTCCATCAGTCTCCTGAGGGCGCTGGGCTctggtccccccccccccagcccctcaggTGAGCTCTGCTCTCCTCGGGCAGCCCATCCCTTGGCATCAGCACGGGGGGGGCTCTCCGGTGCCCCCAACACCCCCCGTGGGTACCCCCAACACCCCCCGTGGGTCCCCCATGCCCATACCTTGACGGAGAAGGCGAGCGCCACGAAGCCGAGGCAGCACAGGTTCATGTAGATGGTGTTGAAGATGGACCAGACCAGGTGGTCTCGGGGCAGAGGGGACGGCTCCCGCTTGCGCTCGTCCTCCCTCGGGTACGAGGTGTCCATGGCCACGGTGAGGGGCACCCCGCGGCTCTCCGGCGGCACCAGCCCGGCTGCGGCAGCGGAGCGGGGCCGCCCCTTATATAGCCCCCGGCTGCGGTTCCTCTATATATAAACCTGGGAATTACAGCCCTGGCGGGGCTGTGGTTGTCCCTCGGTTGGCTGGGACACGGGACACGGGACACACACGCTGGGATGTGTGAGCCCATGGGGGTTTGCATCCAACCTGCTCCCTGCAACGAGGACCCAGCGAGAGGCTCGGGGAGGATGGAGCCATGGGGTGAGTCTGAACCCAAGTGACCCCCACCCCGAGGGGTCGGACCCCGGTGCCACAGGCTCCGGCTCACACCGGTTCCTCCAGCCCGGTCCCTTTGATGGTCCTGGCTGGGAAAACCCCTCGTTGGCAGCGCCCGAGGCGTTAAACGGGAACTGAGAACCGGGATGTGCTCGGGCTTCAGGGAAGCGGTCGGGGCTGTGGCAGGATGCGGTTGTGCTACCGAAGCTCTGCTTTgttgtttccccttttcctgaGCTTCCTGGAAGGAGCCGGTGTGGGATCGGGGCTGGAAGTGCTCTGCACGCAGGGGGGCAGGAtgggagctggcagctctgcacGCAGGGGTGCACAGGGaccctctcctccttccccgCAGTGAATGGGGTGACAGAGCAGGG
It contains:
- the LOC115947176 gene encoding protein-glucosylgalactosylhydroxylysine glucosidase-like — its product is MADGSEDPAVFSSSSLPTDPRLLATVTNAYLGTRVYHDTLHVSGVYSGAVGDTHRADVPSPANVRMVVPSEPGMDETFTLDTRTGTFSHELRSADYVATQQIYAHCSLVHLLVVSITIQRSPHNTRPITIQLQTPFEPKSQDLDLKQGPDFQGAHYVYGRTLVPEVPGGPCPALHMLWTPVPVALTLPAEEQQRCWHFLTAVAGTEQGARGSYSQGLACAAAGSLHRCHAQAWAAVWQGCGVELTGPLRLQQALRGSLFYLLSSITPHPALPGHGIGYGIDHGISHGISHGISPGGLANGARGEEYWGHIFWDQETWIFPNILLFYPEAARAMLEYRIRTLEGALHNAREQGYEGAKFPWESAATGREVCPEEIYGAQEIHVTGDVLVAFEQYYHITQDQRLFMEAGGWRLVCAVAQYWCSRMVWSEQEQCYHIRDVMPPDEHHCHVDNSAYTNAVAQRSLTFAAHLAQDLAMPVPEQWLCCASSIKVPFDAGKGYHPEYDGYSPGEPVKQADVVLLGFPLMHPMSPQVRRNDLEMYEPVTELHGPAMTWSMFAVGWLELKEVQRAQALLNKCFSNITEPFKIWVENSDGSGAVNFLTGMGGFLQAILFGYTGFRITRSNLRFDPAFPDDIHELNISGVSYLGNKLRFSITREEMGIEVTECAQDPPALPLEAVLEQSGQRLPLHKGVVPALGLLLQWGPHGDIP
- the LOC117438049 gene encoding interferon-induced transmembrane protein 5-like, with the translated sequence MDTSYPREDERKREPSPLPRDHLVWSIFNTIYMNLCCLGFVALAFSVKARDRRVAGDVEAARRLSSKARCYNVLATACSLLLPLVLAALAITGVIHLAQLAQDSVGFFTYQLSDGEDK